The DNA window GCGTTGAGCGTCATTTGCGGAATACGAGCAGCCTCCGCGAACGATACGGCCCTGTGTTCGTCCCTTATCGCCCGCCAATGGACCGTGAGGGTCGTTGCCCGGAGATTCAGAATAGTATTTCGTATGATGCCAATCCCAGCACCACTCCCATACATTACCGCTCATATCGTATATTCCAAGCTCGTTCGGCGCCTTCATCCCCACCGGAAACGTGTTCATATTATTCGTATTATTCTTATCATACCATGCCACAGCATCAAGATCGTTCCCGCCGGCATAGAGGTACCCCATGCTCTTCTGTCCGCCGCGCGCCGCATATTCCCACTCCGCTTCAGTCGGAAGTCGAAATCCGTTCGCCGTCCAATCGCACACAACGTTATTGCCGGATCCTCGATAGGCCGGCTTCAGCCCGACCCGTACGCTCAACTTATTGCAGAAATCTACGGCATCGAACCACGAGACGAGATCAACAGGTATCGTGTCTCCTTGGTAGCTGCTCGGATTGGTGCCCATCACCGCCTTATACAACATCTGAGTCACTTCGTATTTTCCAATGTAGAAGGACGATATCTTTACCTGATGCGCCGGCATTTCAACTTCCAGCGCGCCATCCTTACCCATCAGATATGACCCGCCGGCCACCAGGATCATTCTGATACCGGCGATATTTTTTATCGCACCGCCCTCATTCTTAGCAACCGCCCATCTTGAACCCGTACGCGCCAAAGCCCCGATCCACAGCTCATCGTCATCTCCGGTCGCACCGATCTTCATTTCCATTGGTCTCAGTTCGATACGATCGCCCATCTGCGCCACCTCGAACGGTATACGCATCTGATATTCTTTCGCGGCGTAGCGGCCGGTCACTTTTGCCCACGCCGTTTTCGCATCCGGCATAACGGGGAGGACGACGGCGGTCTTAAACGTAAGCCCCAGAAGTTTCACCTCGCCCTTGAGCGGGATGGTTTTTGATTCACCGTCTAATTTTCCAAGCTCCCAGTTCACGGATGCCTCTGCCAATTCCGCCGCTTTCGTCACTGCATCCCTGCAGGCAGCGCCCCATTTACCTTCCTTCTCCTCCGCGGCGGCGATCACTTCCAGTGCGCCCTTTTCGGCGGATGCCGCCTCGTCCGCTTCTTTTTTCAGCCGCACCGCATAGTTTGCGTCGGATTCCGCAATGCCCTTCGGGTCCTTAGATATTTCGTCCCGCTTCTTCTTCCATTCAGCGCGGCAGTCGGCCCGCTTCGCATCGTACTCGCCCCGTACCGGCTTAAGCTCTTTCCATCTCGCCGCCAGCGCGGCCTCGAGGCTTTTAAGTTTGAGTTTATCCGTATCGGCAGCCTGTGGCGGCGAAACTTTGAACGAAACTACGTATTCAGCCGATCCACCTTTCGTCACAACGACATCCCCGACGGAAGGTACGCACCCCTCGCATTCGGCGATGATACGCCACACCCCACTCTTCAGCCGTAACGTACGTTCGTCACCGTTCCCGGCATTGTAAGCCTTCTTCCCTCCGATGCGGATAAAAGCAGTGCCCATCACACCCTCGGGAATGACGACACGAACTTTCAGCAGCCCGGATTTCTTATACCCGTCGATAAGAGCGCGATATGTCTCAACAAAATCATACAGCGTCCTGTTATCATCCTTGAGAAGTTCTTCGGTAAATAACACCAGCTCATTGGTACCGGTATTCGTCCGCAATTCAAGATAGACCGATGTTCCATCGGCATAGCTTTGTACGCCGCCGCGCACCACATAGGTCGGTTCTTCGAACATGTCAGATTGCAATGCAAGCCTTTCAGTCTCAACAGCGCCAGACATGACAAGCTCCTGCTCATACAGATAGCGGTCACGGCGCGCAAGTTCTACCACGGGAAACGAGGTGAACGACTCGGAAAGTATGACATCGGAAAGCGCGGCCCCGACGCCGGTCATCATCTCACCGTTATACAAGAGCAGCCCCGATGTGAGTGCTCCCGATCGATCGGAGCCCTCGGGTCTTTTCATGATCACTGCATTCGCTATCGCAGCGCGTATTGCAGCGGCATCATGCCCCGCCGCCATTGCATACCCCAGGGAATGTATCCTGCCGGTGGTCAATTCCGCCTCACGGCAGACCGCGATGTGATCGTATCGGTCAGCGAAAACATTCATCACTACGACAGCATTTGCGCCTTT is part of the Spirochaetota bacterium genome and encodes:
- a CDS encoding SUMF1/EgtB/PvdO family nonheme iron enzyme, yielding MKKIYAASLAAIVAVIVSTAVFAALASVLVFDPMIITPNASDENKQLSEYFLARLGEQRTVERSVNTKYDEVFKRMEAAMASGTSDIRTMLLKGANAVVVMNVFADRYDHIAVCREAELTTGRIHSLGYAMAAGHDAAAIRAAIANAVIMKRPEGSDRSGALTSGLLLYNGEMMTGVGAALSDVILSESFTSFPVVELARRDRYLYEQELVMSGAVETERLALQSDMFEEPTYVVRGGVQSYADGTSVYLELRTNTGTNELVLFTEELLKDDNRTLYDFVETYRALIDGYKKSGLLKVRVVIPEGVMGTAFIRIGGKKAYNAGNGDERTLRLKSGVWRIIAECEGCVPSVGDVVVTKGGSAEYVVSFKVSPPQAADTDKLKLKSLEAALAARWKELKPVRGEYDAKRADCRAEWKKKRDEISKDPKGIAESDANYAVRLKKEADEAASAEKGALEVIAAAEEKEGKWGAACRDAVTKAAELAEASVNWELGKLDGESKTIPLKGEVKLLGLTFKTAVVLPVMPDAKTAWAKVTGRYAAKEYQMRIPFEVAQMGDRIELRPMEMKIGATGDDDELWIGALARTGSRWAVAKNEGGAIKNIAGIRMILVAGGSYLMGKDGALEVEMPAHQVKISSFYIGKYEVTQMLYKAVMGTNPSSYQGDTIPVDLVSWFDAVDFCNKLSVRVGLKPAYRGSGNNVVCDWTANGFRLPTEAEWEYAARGGQKSMGYLYAGGNDLDAVAWYDKNNTNNMNTFPVGMKAPNELGIYDMSGNVWEWCWDWHHTKYYSESPGNDPHGPLAGDKGRTQGRIVRGGCSYSANDAQRAARRYGAMMELRSSGTGFRLVLPFP